The nucleotide sequence CTGTATGGACTTGCCCATTGAAATTGACACTAGGAGGAATCAAACTTCAGACTTTGAGATGAACAAACTCCAAGATTTCAAGCCAACCACTAGATCAACCACAAATGGGTTAACTATCTCCTCTTTAATCATGAACAATTTTTATCAATCTCTCCTCTGATAATTATCATTTGGAATATATGGGAATTGAAAAGAAGATAGCGATAAGTTCTCTTACAAGGAATTTTGACAaggtttttttaaaagaattttgacAAGCTTATAAAACAagtcaaaaatatattatgtacAAAGGATGAATTAATTAGAGTATCTGAGCTCAATTCTTGGATGAAACAATTTTATATCTGATTTTATGTAGTTCTCAATCAAACTTCAAATTATCAACCCTTTTCCTTAAAAACAAGAGACacaattcatttttatcataaaataaacaCTAAATAAGTTGTtcctcccttaaaaaaaattggtgttaAAGTTTTCTAAAAATGAATGATTCAAGGTGAGttcaatttttattatcatttaaacatgaattaagttgtttctttacttcaaccaaaaaaagataattcagttattaatttttatagtaGTTTTTAGCAGAAGATAAGGCGGCAAATGTGAATTGTGATGTAAGATGATTATATTTGTTGCATGCATTCAAGAATCAACTTTTTATTAGATCTGATCTGATCATCCAAAATCTATTCAAGTCTGGATCTGCGCATTCATCTACTGTTTCATAATTGGAAAGCACTCATACTGAAACACAAGAAACAACAGAGACATTACAACAAACACAATGCCTCCAATTCcaaagaacaacaacaataccTCATTCTCCATTCCCacactctttcttttcttcatcatcatctccattctctctctcacattcttcttcttctcctcctaCACCACCACCACACACTCTTCACTCTCTCTCCAACCCACCACCTCCTGCATCAACGTCTACGTCGCCGACCTCCCCAGATCCCTCAACTACGCCCTCCTCAACCGATACTGGTCCTTCACCTCCGATTCCCGTATCGGCAGCGACGTCGATAGTGAAATTCGATCCAAAAGCAAAGCCTTAGAATTTACTGAATTTCCACCATACCCAGAGAACCCAATTATCAAACAGTACAGTGCGGAGTATTGGATCATGGGGGATCTTGTTACACCCTCGAAATTGCGAACTGGGTCGTTTGCAAAACGGGTTTTTGATGAACGTGAGGCTGATGTGGTTTTTGTTCCGTTTTTTGCTACTATTAGTGCTGAATTGCAATTGGGTATGGCGAAAGGGGTTTTCAGGAAGAAAGTTGGGAATGAGGATTATCAGAGGCAGAGTGaggttgttgattttgtgaagaaaaCTGAAGCTTGGAATCGTTCTGGTGGAAGAGATCATGTGTTTGTTGTCACTGGTATGTTTTGTTTTATGTGCTTGCAATTTGCAAACTTGTTTTGTTACTGTTATGGTTTTCAATTTTTGGCCATGCTTGGATAAATAGATTAAATTCAGCCTTTGCTTATCATATACGTGTTTATggataagctatttctataccAACGAATGAAATAAATTCTAACTGTTTGAtaagataagttgttttcataagctttccTGAGAATATTTTGAACATGTCATTAGTTGTTTTCGTAAGAATtctaggctctgtttggataaacagtttaAGCGCTTTTAGCACAAGGGCTTATAATATAAGTGCTTATCTACATATGTTATTTCTACAACAAGAgctaaaataaattcaaactgTTTTCGTAACTTATCATGGAGAGCTTATGGGATTAACCCGAAAACAGTTTACGGACATGTCATAAATTGTTTCCATGAGCTCTCTCAATAAGTCTTGCCAATGTTTATGGAAGCACATAAGCtgaaataaatcaatccaaataaGCCCTTAATATAGTGTAGTTGAACTGTCAATTAAGAATGTtcaaggtgttgaattaattGTACTGTATGCATAGCTGCAATAAGGGTTTTTAATGTTGTTACATTTCCCCCAAATGTTATGTTGTGTATTCTTATTGATGATTGATTTGCGTTGATCATGATGGTGTTGGGAACAATGAGAGGTTAGTTTAATGCATGTATGGAAATGTAAAAGGAGAAAATTATGTAGAGTGCTGTTACCAGCTTATGAGTTAGTCTTTGGAATTGTCAGGTTATGTTAAAACTGAAGCATTGTTTGGCAGACCCAGTTGCAATGTGGCATGTTAAAGATGAGATTGCCCCGGCTATTCTCCTTGTTGTGGATTTTGGTGGGTGGTATAGACTTGACTCAAAATTATCCAATTGTACCTCGTCTGAAATGATCCAACACACTCAAGTTTCTGTAATCAAAGACGTGATTGTGCCGTACACACATCTTCTACCCCGTTTGCATTTGTCAGAAAACAAGGAGCGCCACAACCTTCTCTATTTCAAAGGAGCCAAGCATCGGCACCGGGTCAGTATTGTTTCTTTTTGGACTAGCCTTGCATGCTTTTTCTTTTGGAACTATGCTCTATAGCTTTAGCATCTTTTATGACTTATAATTAGACTCTTTATCTACTCCATGGTTTTAAGTGATCAAATTTATTGGGTGTTGTTCTTTTCTTTCTGTGTCATGGCACTTGTTCTTTGTGTGGATTTTTCTTGTCATGCACTTCTGTTGTCAGAAAATCTCAGTTGTGGGTTATAGCAATAGCATCTTATTAGTGtatgctgtttttttgttaaattttatgacttaaatttaaatttaaattaccCCTACTGTTGCCACTCCCAAAACAAAAGCCTAACTATTCAATTACTCTTATGCCCGTaggtttaaaattttgaaaataccTGTGATATTACTCATAGCTGGATATGCCACTAGATAAAAATCATCACTTAAAACCATTGATTATAGTGTATTAGTGTTTGCTTATTAAAGCTTCATAGCAATATGAGCATTATGGTTTCACTTTTGTCATGCCATTTCATACACCCCAGGAAGTTATAATTATATCAATCTGGGAAAATATGCTTCTTAACTATTTAACAGCATtttgatttgctaaaatacTGTTTTGCAAAGCATACACTAGTTTTTAATGTTATAAGTGTGTGGTTTCTTTTGAGAACCAATAACAAGAGGCTCAAGTCAACGCTTCCTGGCACATACATAAGACCTTACTTTTTAACATTACAGAGTTATTTCTGCGCATGAATGAATCGTTCCAAAGCCTATCAGAATTCATCTCTGATTTACCAAATTTAAGTTATTGCTTTTTCATGTTTAAGGCTTTGAATCTACATTTTCTGAGTCGTATGAAAATTCTAGAACATAATGTTGATGGTAAATAGTTGACATCCTTGAGGGTGAATTCTCTGCCTTTTATTTTTCTCCTCTTTGGTCATATATGAATATGAGCCTCAGCTGAATTGTTTCTACTCAACAAAATACTGAAAAGTGAATCCTATAAtgtttaattataaaatagatGCAAAAATTTATGTAGGTATTCATCCAACAGAAGTGTGATCATGCTGGTATTTTTAGTTGTTAAAAGCCAATGCTTTATCTATTCCATTCTAATCTTACTgaaaaattgttcaaattaCAGGGAGGCCTAGTTAGAGAGAAGTTATGGGATCTATTGAATAATGAGCCCAGTGTTATCATGGAGGAAGGCTTCCCTAATGCGACTGGGAGAGAGCAATCAATACAAGGGATGAGAACATCTGAGTTTTGCCTGCATCCGGCTGGGGACACACCCACTTCATGCCGACTGTTTGATGCCATTCAAAGTCTTTGTATACCTGTTATCGTCAGCGACAACATTGAGCTCCCATTCGAAGGTATGGTGGACTATACAGAATTTTCAGTTTTTGTAGCAGTTGGTGATGCACTTAAACCAAGCTGGATAGTCAATCATCTTCaaagcttttcaaaaaaacagaaagacaCGTTCCGCCAAAACATGGCTCGAGTGCAGCCCATGTTTGTCTATGATAATGGTCATTCGGGTGGTATTGGCCCTGTACCTATGGATGGTGCAGTGAATCATATATGGAAGAAAGTTTACCAAAAGCTGCCAACGATAAAAGAAGCCATAATTCGAGAGAAAAGAAAACCACCGGGTGTGTTGGTTCCACGACGATGTCAATGTACTTAAGTAGTTCTTTATGTTTCTCTTCTATCAAAGCAGCAGTTATATGTGTTAATATATGGTTCAGCagttctttatttttatgcCTCTTACTTGAAAATTTGATAATACCTGTGATATTGCTCTTTACATCTCGTCTCAAAAGTTGGATATGCTTCTAGATTAAAACCATCACTTGCTagtttttcaatataatatttgcTTGTTATATTAAAGCTTCATAGCAATGTGTTCATCATGGTTTCACTTTTCGTCATATTATTTCACACACACCAGGAAATTTTAATCATATATGTAATCTGGGCTAAAATTCTTCTTGACTAAATTTACTGAAAAATCTGTTTTGGGAAGCATACATTGGTTTCATGTTATAAGTGTGTGGTTTTCCTTTGAGAACCAATAACCAGAGGCCCAACATTTCATGCCGCATACATTTGATGGAGAGATGTCTAatcttgtaataaaaaaaattagttattgtTTTTTCATGTTAAAGACTGTGGATCTAGATTTTCTGACTAGTATGAAAAACCTAGAGCATGATATTGATAGTAAACACTTGACATCCTTGAGAGTGAATTCtctgcattttatttttctctttttttggtCATATATGACAACAATGttacattttaaaatagatGTTAATCTATAGAGATATTCATATAAGGAAAGTTTGATTACGCTGGTCATTCTAGTCAGTAAAAGAGAATGCTTTACATGTTTGATGCTCATCTCATTGAAGAATTGTTCAAATTACAGGGAGGCCTAGTTAGAGAGAAGTTGTGGGATTGATTGAATATCCAGCCTGATGTTATAATGGAGGAAGGTTTCTCTAATGTGAGCGAagggaattttttttggaataaagtGTTAAAATCAAGTATGAAATTGGAAGAACAAAGTAAGCGAAGGCACGCCAAAATTTGTGACATAATCTGATGGAGGCGATGTATTTTTAATAgaggaatgatatttgaacaaccatttttgataatgtttgtgacaactttctttctcatactcgcattatctttttactttctctctctattgttttagtttttgtatcaatatctcattttctttgtaaaattttgattgtcataaaagttgtcacatatatgaatattcaaataacacaagTCTTTTTAATAACATGACTTCTAACATGTATCTATCTATTTCTTATTAatcctttttttaaattgaataataGTGTGCCAACCATAATACTCGATTTGACTATTTTACCCATTATTTTGTCACAtcattccaattttacccttctaCTCTTATGCCTTCCATTTTCCGTtacatattaatttaatttttcctgTTACATATTGATTGTCATATAGACTATTACATATTGATTGCCATTTTTTTGTAACCTATgggaacaataaaaaaaatatcgttAGAAGTCATTCTAATGATCGCTTGAGTAAGAAGAAGAGTCTCCATTCGCtccttcttctctctttcttatgatgttttttaatatattctttcgctcaaactattatttttctattattttgaaGGTCTTTTCTTATTCACACTTCGTTATAATTGCATATATTTGTATCTCTTATTGTGTTTCATTATTTATTCATGTTAGTGTTCTTTTATTGACTTACTTAACTTTTTGTGCTCTAATATTGTTTTTGCAacacttattttcttcttcactcATATTATTGTCTTTGGGGTTTTGACTTAGTACTTGAAATCAATTGGTgagtatttttgtttgtttacatCGTTTTAATATTGATTTTCATCATTTCATTACTACCATTTCTCTTATTATTGTGTTTGTGTGCTTTgctgtaaaaaaaatacatattttttccttcctttaatttgttaatttctttttttcttcttcagttTTACAGTTTTTTGTGTGGCGAGAATCATATTGTTGTTCTTggtttcaaatttatttagtCTCCATTTAGTATGTATTCATGTATTTTATAAgaatttagtttgttttgtcAATATTCTATATATgacatgtttttaaaaaaattgtttgtctGTAATTGTATGTCTGAGTACATTGGATAtgcatattttatattctttcgTTCTTCAAACCATTAAACTaagttttatttgaatttttgttgttaatcAAATGAAAAGAATATTGTCCGGGGCATTCAAATCTTCTATAGATGACATCTATAACTTTTAATCATTAGATATTTGGAATTTCCAAAAACATTACCTTTCCCATCTTTCATTATTTCCTTTGTTAGCAAGGTTTATATAACGGTTATTCTAGACTCGCTATTTATTTCATTccattttactttttctttcacttaaatatttgataataatttttgtCCATATCGGTTGTTATGCACTATAACTCTTTTTTGTTAGTCAATATATTATGTATATGAAAAATCATTTCTTAGTTACatgcaaaaaattataaatacaaatatacaCAGACACACACACAACACCCGCGTGTCGCGCGGGTCACGTTCTAGTTATggatataatataataacattaaAGAAATGTCATTTTTGTTCAGAATTACATAACATACCATCAATGTGaatatcatatataatattAGATAGagataactaaataaaaaagagcataataataataatcaggCGCAACCTATCAATAGCGACATAAAGTAATAAAAATCATAACTAGATATTTTTTCAGACATCTACTTCTTTTTTACAACAGTTACCAAGGTCAACTTTCTCAACTCGGATTTTAAAGATTGAATCTCAAAAACACAATCATcaattttgtcaacaaattattaattttttccctTTACCGTTTTCCTTTAATCATTCACCAGCTTCATAAACTTGTCAACAAAATTCATCTTATTCTCAAAATATACGAGTATTATTTTGTgagtatatataatttgttcttgttggtatttaatatatatatatatatatatatatatattaatatttgttatattaatatttgttttagctttctataataatatttgtgttgtatttgtttatataatatatattttgataataatattatagttatgttaattataatcttCTATATTCCTAATTCATATTTTATGTTATCTTTATAATATATTGATATGTTTAGTTGTTGTATTCTTGCATTGTTGTGTTATAATCTTATATatgagtaatactttatgtgcaTATTGTAATATCTCTTGAGTGCATATGATGTTTGAATGTGTATGCATTCAGTTGTTACTATTACTATATATGTTATAATCATATAAGAATATTTGTTAAATTTGCATGTATACTATATTTTTGTGAAttgtttatatttatgtattgTGTTCGTATGGTTGGTGTGTTATCTTTATTAAATTTAGGTATTtatataacttctaatttaAGGTATTTTAGGTACTAATGTTAGTGTGTTACACATGTGCATAGTAATTGGTTACTATGTTTTTCGATTTTAAAATGCCTAAAACAACGGTAATTGATGATGTAATAACATGAATGTTTGtgttaatatttaaataagataaataaatatcatatgcatatataaatacattgtCAAGTACCCAAACATGCAAGCCT is from Medicago truncatula cultivar Jemalong A17 chromosome 1, MtrunA17r5.0-ANR, whole genome shotgun sequence and encodes:
- the LOC25485002 gene encoding probable arabinosyltransferase ARAD2, which produces MPPIPKNNNNTSFSIPTLFLFFIIISILSLTFFFFSSYTTTTHSSLSLQPTTSCINVYVADLPRSLNYALLNRYWSFTSDSRIGSDVDSEIRSKSKALEFTEFPPYPENPIIKQYSAEYWIMGDLVTPSKLRTGSFAKRVFDEREADVVFVPFFATISAELQLGMAKGVFRKKVGNEDYQRQSEVVDFVKKTEAWNRSGGRDHVFVVTDPVAMWHVKDEIAPAILLVVDFGGWYRLDSKLSNCTSSEMIQHTQVSVIKDVIVPYTHLLPRLHLSENKERHNLLYFKGAKHRHRGGLVREKLWDLLNNEPSVIMEEGFPNATGREQSIQGMRTSEFCLHPAGDTPTSCRLFDAIQSLCIPVIVSDNIELPFEGMVDYTEFSVFVAVGDALKPSWIVNHLQSFSKKQKDTFRQNMARVQPMFVYDNGHSGGIGPVPMDGAVNHIWKKVYQKLPTIKEAIIREKRKPPGVLVPRRCQWRPS